A window of Malania oleifera isolate guangnan ecotype guangnan chromosome 5, ASM2987363v1, whole genome shotgun sequence contains these coding sequences:
- the LOC131156498 gene encoding glucose-1-phosphate adenylyltransferase large subunit 1-like, translated as MDSCCVNLKANTHLGRASEVGLSNGDKGFLGERIRGSLNTSVWANHISKRLRTEKREGKINRGAAFSVLTPNDVKETVTLQVPVFERRKAEPKNVASIILGGGAGTQLFPLTSRRATPAVPVGGCYRLIDIPMSNCINSGINKIFVLTQYNSASLNRHIATTYFGNNFGDGFVEVLAATQTPGEAGMKWFQGTADAVRQFTWVFEDARNKNIENILILAGDHLYRMNYMELLQNHIDRQADITVSCVPVGGSRVSDYGLMKIDSRGRVIHFAEKPKGNDLKAMQADTTILGLSPQDALKSPYIASMGVYVFKTDILLKLLRWRYPTSNDFGSEIIPSAVMEHNVQAYLFRDYWDDIGTIKSFYDANMALTEELPKFEFYDPKTPFFTSPRFLPPTKIEKCRIVDAIVSHGCFLQQCSVEHSIVGERSRLDYGVELKDTLMMGADNYQTESEIASLLAEGKVPIGVGRNTKIRNCIIDKNAKIGKDVIIMNKDGVQEANRPEEGFYIRNGITIILEKATIPDGTVI; from the exons ATGGATTCTTGCTGTGTCAACTTGAAAGCCAACACCCATCTGGGAAGAGCCAGCGAAGTTGGCCTAAGCAATGGAGATAAGGGATTTTTGGGGGAGAGGATCAGAGGGAGTCTGAATACAAGTGTTTGGGCTAATCATATTTCAAAAAGATTGAGAACTGAGAAGAGGGAGGGGAAGATCAATCGTGGGGCTGCTTTCTCTGTTTTGACACCAAATGATGTCAAAGAGACCGTG ACTCTCCAAGTGCCAGTGTTTGAGAGACGAAAAGCAGAACCAAAAAATGTAGCTTCCATCATATTGGGAGGAGGCGCTGGGACTCAGCTCTTTCCTCTTACCAGCAGAAGAGCCACACCCGCT GTTCCAGTTGGAGGATGCTACAGGCTTATAGACATTCCAATGAGCAACTGTATCAACAGTGGCATAAACAAGATATTTGTGCTGACCCAGTACAACTCTGCTTCCCTTAATCGTCACATCGCTACCACATACTTTGGGAATAACTTTGGGGATGGATTTGTCGAG GTTTTGGCAGCTACTCAAACACCAGGAGAAGCAGGAATGAAGTGGTTCCAAGGAACTGCAGATGCTGTGAGGCAATTTACATGGGTATTTGAG GATGCCAGGAACAAGAACATTGAGAATATCCTTATATTGGCAGGAGATCATCTTTATCGGATGAACTACATGGAACTTTTGCAG AATCACATTGACAGGCAAGCTGATATTACAGTTTCATGTGTGCCAGTTGGTGGCAG CCGTGTATCTGATTACGGACTAATGAAGATAGACAGCAGAGGCCGAGTAATTCACTTTGCGGAAAAACCAAAGGGCAATGATCTGAAAGCAATG CAAGCAGATACAACTATTCTAGGATTGTCTCCACAAGATGCCTTGAAATCCCCATATATAGCATCAATGGGAGTCTATGTATTCAAGACGGATATATTATTGAAGCTTCTGAGGTGGAGATATCCTACTTCCAATGATTTTGGATCTGAAATCATTCCTTCAGCTGTGATGGAGCACAATGTCCAA GCATACCTATTCAGGGACTATTGGGATGACATTGGAACAATAAAGTCTTTCTATGATGCTAATATGGCACTCACAGAGGAG TTACCAAAGTTTGAATTTTACGATCCCAAGACACCTTTCTTCACATCTCCTCGATTCTTACCACCAACCAAAATTGAAAAATGCCGG ATTGTGGATGCAATAGTATCGCATGGGTGTTTCTTGCAACAATGTAGTGTTGAACACTCCATAGTGGGTGAACGGTCACGCTTAGACTATGGCGTTGAACTTAAG GATACATTGATGATGGGAGCAGACAATTACCAAACAGAATCTGAAATTGCATCCCTGCTGGCAGAGGGGAAGGTTCCAATCGGAGTGGGACGAAATACAAAAATCAG GAACTGTATAATTGACAAGAATGCAAAGATAGGAAAGGATGTGATTATCATGAATAAAGAT GGTGTCCAAGAAGCAAATAGGCCAGAAGAAGGCTTTTACATTCGGAATGGGATCACCATTATACTGGAGAAAGCAACAATACCAGATGGCACTGTTATATAG